Proteins encoded together in one Thermus neutrinimicus window:
- a CDS encoding DUF72 domain-containing protein — protein MGEIRVGTASWTDETLLASGWYPPEVRNHPEKRLRYYAEHFDTVEVDSTFYALPRREVVARWAERTPPGFLFHVKAFSAFTGHGLEATALPKDLRSLLPRQEGHLAQREVPREVIEEAWSRFLSAIEPLRQAEKLGYLHFGLPPWTEPKPRSFQYLEHLAERTQGFWVAVEFRNPRWYVAWGFVRRELERLGFIHVSVDAPPHPEAPPRVLEPTHPVAVLRCHGRNANSWKGPHRKPYERFNWRYSEEELLDLVQATHTLAERADTVFVIFNNNFGTQGVEAALGLKRLLGLGPPPWAKRLL, from the coding sequence ATGGGAGAGATCCGGGTGGGCACCGCCAGCTGGACGGATGAAACCCTCCTTGCCTCGGGCTGGTACCCACCTGAGGTGCGAAACCATCCGGAAAAGCGCCTCCGCTACTACGCGGAACACTTTGACACCGTGGAGGTGGACAGCACCTTCTACGCCCTGCCCAGGCGGGAGGTGGTGGCGAGATGGGCGGAGAGGACCCCGCCCGGCTTTCTCTTCCACGTGAAGGCCTTTTCCGCCTTCACCGGGCATGGCCTCGAGGCCACCGCCCTTCCCAAGGACCTCCGCTCCCTCCTCCCCCGACAGGAAGGCCACCTGGCCCAGAGGGAAGTGCCCAGGGAGGTCATCGAGGAAGCCTGGAGCCGTTTTCTCTCCGCCATCGAGCCCCTCAGGCAAGCAGAAAAGCTGGGCTACCTCCACTTTGGCCTGCCCCCTTGGACCGAACCCAAGCCCCGAAGCTTCCAGTACTTGGAGCACCTGGCGGAAAGGACCCAAGGCTTTTGGGTGGCGGTGGAGTTCCGCAACCCCAGGTGGTACGTGGCCTGGGGATTCGTGCGGCGGGAGCTTGAGCGGCTTGGGTTCATCCACGTGAGCGTGGATGCCCCACCCCACCCCGAGGCCCCACCCCGGGTCCTGGAACCCACCCACCCCGTGGCGGTGCTAAGATGCCACGGAAGGAACGCAAACTCCTGGAAAGGCCCCCACCGGAAGCCCTATGAGCGCTTCAACTGGCGTTACTCGGAGGAGGAGCTTCTGGATCTGGTCCAGGCCACCCACACCCTGGCGGAGAGGGCGGATACAGTCTTCGTCATCTTCAACAACAACTTCGGCACCCAAGGGGTAGAGGCGGCCTTGGGGCTAAAACGCCTCCTGGGTTTAGGACCTCCCCCCTGGGCCAAACGGCTCCTTTAA
- a CDS encoding arsenate reductase (azurin) small subunit, whose protein sequence is MTQTLSRRRFVKLTAAATALFTAGGKAQWGYAPSLTYPAVKVANVAQVKTGQPITFNYPDASAPAILVKLGKPAIGGVGPGRDIVAFSALCTHMGCPLQYEGGRFICRCHYSMFDPSKAGQTYQGLASSWLPQIPLRIDGKGDIYAVAVAGLIWGRVKNV, encoded by the coding sequence ATGACGCAAACCTTGTCCCGTAGGCGGTTTGTAAAGCTGACGGCGGCGGCCACCGCCCTCTTCACCGCGGGAGGGAAGGCCCAATGGGGCTATGCCCCCAGCCTCACCTACCCGGCGGTGAAGGTGGCCAACGTTGCCCAGGTGAAAACAGGCCAGCCCATCACCTTCAACTACCCCGATGCCTCCGCCCCGGCCATCCTGGTCAAGCTGGGCAAGCCGGCCATTGGGGGCGTGGGGCCTGGGCGGGACATCGTGGCCTTTTCGGCCCTTTGCACCCACATGGGCTGCCCCCTCCAGTACGAGGGGGGAAGGTTCATCTGCCGGTGCCACTACTCCATGTTTGACCCCTCCAAGGCTGGGCAGACTTACCAGGGCCTGGCCAGCTCCTGGCTTCCCCAGATTCCCCTCCGTATTGACGGGAAGGGCGATATCTATGCGGTGGCCGTGGCCGGCCTCATCTGGGGCCGCGTGAAGAACGTATAG
- a CDS encoding ArsR/SmtB family transcription factor gives MGHDLVQGRLEALAHPARITIVRLLAELPDEHTAFDPRCGSAYGVCFCHLKEKTGLSGPTVSHHLRILREAGLVEGVRVGRWTYFRLKPGALEALAHELLHLARQAERAAAKAV, from the coding sequence ATGGGGCACGACCTGGTGCAAGGCCGCCTCGAGGCCCTAGCCCACCCTGCCCGGATCACCATCGTCCGGCTACTGGCGGAGCTTCCCGACGAGCACACCGCCTTTGACCCGCGCTGTGGTAGCGCCTATGGGGTCTGCTTTTGCCACTTGAAGGAGAAGACCGGGCTTTCGGGCCCCACGGTAAGCCACCACCTTAGGATCCTCCGCGAGGCGGGGTTGGTGGAGGGCGTGCGGGTGGGGCGCTGGACCTATTTTCGCTTGAAGCCCGGGGCCTTAGAAGCCCTGGCCCACGAGCTCCTTCACCTGGCCCGCCAAGCGGAGAGGGCCGCGGCCAAAGCGGTTTAA